The following are encoded in a window of uncultured Ilyobacter sp. genomic DNA:
- a CDS encoding DUF445 family protein produces MLLKGILIVLIGSLIGWVTNFFAIKMLFRPYREVSILGIKIQGLIPKRRKEIAESIAETIDAELISMKDITATLDSIEIEDEIDKIVDAVVDIKLKKEIIAKFPMAGMFLNGSLMDKIKAIVKEAIEENKNEFVGMVINKLEENVDIKKMVVDKMEGFSLDYLEEMTFKIAKNELRHIEAVGAVLGAVIGALQFGVSYFL; encoded by the coding sequence ATGTTACTAAAGGGAATTTTGATTGTGCTGATAGGATCCTTAATAGGATGGGTTACAAATTTCTTTGCTATTAAAATGCTGTTTAGACCTTACAGAGAGGTAAGTATTTTAGGGATTAAAATACAGGGTCTAATACCTAAGAGAAGAAAAGAGATTGCTGAAAGTATAGCTGAAACTATAGATGCGGAGCTAATCTCTATGAAAGATATAACAGCGACACTTGATTCTATAGAGATAGAGGATGAGATAGATAAAATAGTAGATGCAGTTGTGGATATAAAACTAAAAAAAGAAATAATAGCCAAGTTTCCAATGGCTGGAATGTTTTTGAATGGATCTCTCATGGACAAGATAAAAGCTATCGTGAAAGAGGCTATAGAAGAAAATAAAAATGAATTTGTGGGAATGGTAATAAATAAGCTAGAGGAAAATGTAGATATAAAAAAAATGGTAGTAGATAAAATGGAAGGGTTTTCTCTGGATTATCTAGAGGAGATGACTTTTAAAATCGCTAAGAATGAGCTCAGACATATAGAGGCTGTAGGTGCTGTACTAGGTGCCGTTATAGGTGCGCTGCAATTTGGAGTAAGTTATTTTTTATAG
- a CDS encoding ABC transporter permease, with product MNKLSFLEFLKYRSSDIFKLTGQHIRITGIAVLLAVLVGVPLGIYITKNKKVSNAVLNLANIFQTLPSLALFGLIIPIMGIGFKPAIFVLFLYALLPIIKNTYIGINSIEPSIIEAGRGMGMTKAQILTMVEIPLALPIIMGGIRISTVINIGTATIAALIGAGGLGDFIFKGISMSNNNMILAGAVPTALLAISVDFLLGIVENKLTPIGVKNV from the coding sequence ATGAATAAATTAAGTTTTTTAGAGTTTTTAAAATATAGAAGTTCTGATATTTTTAAACTGACGGGGCAACACATAAGGATAACAGGGATTGCGGTTTTACTTGCGGTCCTTGTGGGTGTACCTCTAGGGATATATATAACAAAAAATAAAAAAGTTTCCAATGCTGTTTTGAATCTTGCCAATATATTTCAGACACTGCCGAGTCTGGCACTTTTTGGTCTGATAATACCAATAATGGGAATAGGATTTAAACCTGCTATATTCGTATTGTTCCTTTATGCTCTGCTTCCTATTATAAAAAATACTTATATAGGTATAAACAGTATAGAGCCTTCTATCATAGAGGCTGGGAGAGGAATGGGTATGACCAAAGCGCAGATACTGACAATGGTAGAGATACCACTAGCTCTTCCTATCATAATGGGTGGTATAAGAATATCTACGGTAATCAACATCGGTACTGCAACGATAGCAGCACTAATCGGTGCGGGAGGATTGGGAGACTTTATATTTAAGGGGATATCTATGAGTAACAACAACATGATCCTGGCAGGTGCAGTACCTACAGCCCTGTTGGCCATATCAGTTGATTTTCTTTTGGGTATAGTGGAAAATAAACTCACTCCTATCGGAGTAAAAAACGTTTAA
- a CDS encoding ABC transporter ATP-binding protein has product MIELKNVSKSFDGKNKVVDNLNLKIQKGEFVVLIGESGCGKTTTMKMINLLEKPTTGEILINGESVKSKDVKELRRNIGYVIQKVGLFPHMTIGENIELVPTLNKWSKEDKKARSMELLELMDLPGEDFYYRYPSELSGGQQQRIGIARALAVNPDIILMDEPFSALDPITRAKLQDEMMKLQDELGKTVVFVTHDMDEALKLADKIAVIKDGNVIQFDTPEEILKHPKDEFVEYFLGKDRMWKTPEMLLAKDIMKKKFGKIGLNGSPARAIEIMKEREINTLIVVDKEGETNQKPVGVVTRNMVMKNTKHSVKMKDIMESSSDFMVHENTNMVEVLNIMSKINFRSIPIVNDDDFLVGAITPVSLLNVITEISPTIEGGEL; this is encoded by the coding sequence ATGATAGAATTGAAAAATGTATCGAAGAGTTTTGACGGTAAAAATAAAGTTGTTGATAATCTTAATTTAAAAATCCAAAAGGGAGAATTTGTGGTCCTTATAGGAGAAAGTGGATGTGGTAAAACTACTACCATGAAGATGATCAATCTATTGGAAAAACCAACAACGGGTGAAATACTGATTAACGGAGAAAGTGTAAAAAGCAAGGATGTAAAAGAACTAAGAAGGAATATAGGGTATGTTATCCAAAAGGTTGGATTGTTTCCTCATATGACTATAGGGGAAAATATTGAACTTGTGCCTACTTTAAATAAATGGTCAAAAGAAGATAAAAAAGCCAGGTCAATGGAACTTTTAGAACTTATGGATCTTCCTGGAGAAGATTTTTATTATAGGTATCCAAGTGAACTAAGTGGAGGTCAGCAGCAAAGAATAGGAATAGCAAGGGCTTTGGCTGTAAATCCAGACATAATACTGATGGATGAGCCTTTCAGTGCTCTAGACCCAATAACCAGAGCAAAACTACAAGATGAGATGATGAAGCTTCAAGACGAACTTGGAAAAACAGTAGTCTTTGTAACGCATGATATGGACGAAGCTTTAAAGTTGGCAGATAAGATAGCTGTAATCAAAGATGGTAACGTTATTCAGTTTGACACTCCAGAGGAGATATTGAAACATCCTAAGGATGAGTTTGTGGAGTATTTCCTAGGAAAAGACAGAATGTGGAAAACGCCTGAAATGCTGCTTGCAAAAGATATAATGAAGAAAAAATTCGGAAAAATAGGACTTAACGGAAGTCCGGCGAGAGCAATCGAGATAATGAAAGAGAGAGAGATAAATACCCTTATAGTAGTCGATAAAGAGGGAGAAACCAATCAAAAGCCTGTAGGGGTAGTGACAAGAAATATGGTAATGAAAAATACCAAGCACAGCGTGAAAATGAAGGATATAATGGAATCAAGCTCAGATTTCATGGTGCATGAAAATACAAATATGGTGGAAGTGCTGAACATAATGTCAAAAATAAACTTTAGATCAATACCAATAGTAAATGATGATGATTTCTTAGTAGGGGCAATTACTCCAGTAAGTTTGCTCAATGTAATTACTGAAATATCTCCAACTATTGAAGGAGGGGAACTATAA
- a CDS encoding glycine betaine ABC transporter substrate-binding protein, which produces MIKLMRNILLVAAIVVFAACGKKEAEVETIVIGHKNYTEARVLGQLFAVMIENNTDYKTDVRELGGTQIAYEALKSGDISLYPEYTGTVYGALLGESGMKDPDKVYNYVKKRLKENDNLDFLNPLGYNNTYTLAVRPETAEKYNLKTFSDIAANSGELVIGATMEFLEREDGMLGLKKIYPGMEYKDEKALDGGLRYTAIKDGKTDVADAFSTDGKLITYNLVILEDDKNFFPPYYVAPLLNGEFAASHPEVVEALEKLSGQISEDEMQQLNYRADEEGLPARVVAEEFLKGKGLIK; this is translated from the coding sequence ATGATTAAGTTAATGAGAAATATTTTACTTGTAGCTGCAATAGTTGTATTTGCTGCCTGTGGGAAAAAAGAGGCCGAGGTTGAGACTATAGTGATCGGGCACAAGAACTATACTGAGGCTAGGGTGTTAGGTCAACTTTTCGCAGTTATGATCGAAAACAACACCGATTATAAGACTGATGTAAGAGAACTGGGGGGGACACAGATTGCCTATGAGGCCTTAAAAAGTGGAGATATAAGTCTTTATCCTGAATACACAGGGACAGTATACGGAGCACTTTTAGGTGAAAGCGGGATGAAGGATCCAGATAAGGTATATAATTATGTCAAGAAAAGACTGAAAGAGAATGACAATTTAGATTTTCTGAATCCATTGGGATACAACAATACTTACACTCTGGCAGTGAGACCTGAAACTGCTGAGAAATACAATCTGAAAACGTTTTCTGATATAGCGGCTAACTCTGGAGAGCTAGTAATCGGAGCTACAATGGAATTCCTTGAAAGAGAAGACGGTATGCTAGGGCTTAAGAAAATTTACCCTGGTATGGAGTATAAAGATGAAAAAGCTCTTGACGGAGGACTTCGTTATACAGCTATAAAAGACGGTAAAACTGATGTTGCCGATGCTTTCTCTACAGACGGAAAGCTGATCACATATAACCTTGTTATATTAGAGGATGACAAGAATTTCTTCCCTCCTTACTATGTTGCACCACTTTTAAATGGAGAGTTTGCAGCCAGCCATCCTGAGGTTGTAGAAGCTCTTGAAAAATTATCGGGACAGATCAGTGAAGATGAGATGCAGCAGCTAAACTACAGGGCTGATGAAGAAGGACTTCCTGCTAGAGTAGTTGCAGAAGAGTTTCTCAAAGGGAAAGGGCTTATTAAGTAG
- the ruvB gene encoding Holliday junction branch migration DNA helicase RuvB — MDRVLSAGEFENEVDIQKSLRPKRFDEYIGQDNLKQKMSIFIEAAKRRGEAVDHVLLYGPPGLGKTTLAGVIATEMGVNLKITSGPVLDKAGDLAAILTSLEENDILFIDEIHRLNTSVEEILYPAMEDRELDIIIGKGPSARSIRIELPNFTLIGATTRAGLLSSPLRDRFGVVHRMDYYKSEELIKIILRGGSILGVDIELDGAEEIALRSRGTPRISNRLLKRVRDYAEIRGDGVVTKPLAKEAMSLLGIDSYGLDELDREILSAVVENYGGGPVGIETLSLVLGEDRKTLEEVYEPYLVKIGFIKRTHRGRVVTQKAYEHLNMKEKNQK, encoded by the coding sequence ATGGATAGAGTGTTATCTGCCGGAGAATTTGAAAATGAGGTCGACATTCAAAAGAGTTTGAGGCCTAAAAGATTTGATGAGTATATAGGGCAGGATAACCTCAAACAAAAGATGTCTATTTTTATAGAGGCTGCTAAAAGAAGGGGAGAAGCTGTAGATCATGTGCTTCTTTACGGACCTCCGGGTCTAGGTAAGACAACTCTTGCCGGCGTAATAGCAACAGAGATGGGAGTAAACCTCAAGATAACGTCTGGTCCCGTACTAGATAAAGCAGGAGATCTGGCTGCAATATTAACATCCTTAGAGGAAAATGATATTTTATTTATAGATGAAATCCACAGGCTGAACACATCTGTGGAGGAGATACTTTATCCTGCTATGGAGGACAGGGAGCTAGATATAATTATAGGAAAAGGACCTTCTGCACGTTCTATAAGGATAGAGCTACCTAATTTCACCCTTATAGGGGCTACAACAAGAGCAGGACTTTTGAGTTCACCTCTGAGAGACAGGTTCGGAGTTGTTCACAGGATGGACTATTATAAAAGTGAGGAACTTATAAAAATTATACTTAGAGGTGGAAGTATATTAGGTGTGGATATTGAGTTAGACGGAGCTGAGGAGATAGCCCTAAGAAGCAGAGGAACTCCTAGAATATCTAACAGGCTCCTAAAAAGAGTAAGGGATTATGCAGAAATAAGAGGAGACGGAGTGGTAACCAAGCCTCTTGCTAAGGAAGCTATGAGCCTACTTGGGATCGATTCCTACGGTCTAGATGAACTCGACAGAGAGATACTAAGTGCAGTAGTTGAAAACTACGGAGGGGGACCTGTAGGGATAGAAACTCTGTCTCTTGTTTTGGGAGAAGACAGAAAAACATTAGAAGAGGTCTACGAGCCTTATCTCGTAAAAATAGGCTTTATAAAAAGAACCCACAGGGGAAGAGTCGTAACTCAAAAGGCCTATGAACATTTGAATATGAAGGAGAAAAATCAAAAATGA